Part of the Vigna angularis cultivar LongXiaoDou No.4 chromosome 1, ASM1680809v1, whole genome shotgun sequence genome, CACAAAACTATATAATCTTATTATCACTCATTCAATGAATATTAGGTTATATATCTTTTGTGGGGGGGCATGAAGGTGCCTTTCTGGAGGCAGGTGATGTGATGTCCTTAAATGAAAGGGTACCCTACCCTACTGCCCATAACTGCTAATCATACACTCGTCTTTTACCCTTGAAACCAACGTGTACGTGTCCCCTCTTGCCTTAGCCCTCCAAATGCATCATGATGTGTTGCTGTTCCTTAGATCATAAAGAAACCCTATTCATGTCCCCTTTCATTATATAGCTCAAGCAATTGGATTCAACATGTACCAGCTATACACATGCTTCTTCACTTGCTTTCTGCTATACACTATTTTTTGCAACGAAGACGAAAAAGAAGGTGGCAGGATCGGGAGGAGGAAAAAATAGCAGTATTAATTTAATGAATGAGAGAAATTaacattttgtttaatttacAAGTCAAGAGAATAAATTACGATTAATATATATTGAGTTTAATATTGATTGGATaagtatttgttttgttttaaaatgattgttattgttgttagaagtttatgattttgttgtCCATGTTTTTTGGCAATTTTGGTGGCACCGAAAAAGCCATGGTAGGCATGAAAAAGGGTAGAGGCAGAGTTTCCTTTTAAATTTCCAGATGTCGTTTACCCCATTTTTGGACTCTAGATCAAATCAAATGGCCACTTTgttttctcttcattcttgtCTTGGTGTTGGTGTAATTGCACCTCctaaaccaaaaccaaaaccaataCACAAAAAATCTTGGGAAAGCTTTTCCACCTTTGAGAAAAAGATTAAGGAAGTCTTTGAGGATCAATGGGGATTTTGTATGGAATGGTGGCAAGGGGAGAGGTGGTTCTGGCTGAGTTCAGCGCCACCCAGAGTAATGCCAGTGTGGTAGCCAAACAGATACTCAGCAAGATCAATGTCGGGGACGACAACAACAAAGACAGCAATGTCTCCTTTTCCCATGATCGCTATGTTTTTCATGTCAAGAGGACAGATGGCCTCACTGTTCTTTGCATGGCTGATGATGCATTTGGAAGTAATCAGCTTCCTCTCATTCATCTTTCTTGAAACATGTGTTTTAATCTGATTATCCAATCGTGAAGCAATGTTTTTCTGTTTTCGCCTTGACTACAGGAATGATCCCTTTTGCATTTCTTGaagatattcataaaaaatttgtGAAGACATATGGGCGTGCGATTCTTTCATCTCCTGCCTACGCCATGAACGATGAGTTCTCAAGGATCCTGAGCCAGCAGATGGATTATTACTCCAATGACCCAAATGCTGATAGATTGAACCGTCTCAAAGGTGAAATGACTCAGGCAAGTTTAAATATACACATTCTCTATAATTTCTTCTCAAAAGTAGTTTTTGAATATTGACCATGTCATGATAATATATAGGTGAGAACTGTGATGGTGGACAACATTGAAAAAGTATTGGAGAGAGGTGGGAGGTTGGAACTGTTGGTAGAGAAAACTTCAGCAATGAATAACAATTCAATTCGTTTCAGAAAACATTCCCGTCGTTATAAAAATAACTTGTGGTGGAGCAACGTTAGGTTAACGTAAGTACAATAAATTCATACCTTAATTTCcatatataattgatttcaCGGTTATTTATGATGCCTCTCTTCCTGATGCAGGGTTGCCCTTATCATAGTATTCATCGTTGTATCTTACATTATACTCGCCTTCCTCTGCCGTGGTCCCTTGTTGACTAATTGCTTGAGATAAGCTCTGAAGGCAACCAAAAAGGGTCAGTCAAAGAAGGATGACTCTGCAAGTTGCCCTCTTGAAGATTGTTCGTGTAATTGCTTTTTTGAATTTCCTTTGCATTAATTCTATCAAATCAGGCATATGGGTAGCatttttatgaaagaaagataTAACCTTTGGGTGAAATTTTTGGAACCTAAATCGCAATAACAAAGTTGTTCAAAGCTTTAAGCCCTACTTAGTTCTATTCACAATCTCGTACCATCTTTAGTCAAAGCAAATATTTGAACTATTGTTTGGACACAAAGTAAATAGTATGATGCATAGAAAGAAGTTGTATGAAATATTGGATTGAAGGGATATTAAGAATTTTGactatcttattatttttaaaattttctgaaTATTGTTGTAGTAAATTTCACTCAAAAGAtactttctttgttttatgATTAACAATTGAGTCATATATGTATGCATGATGCTTGAGGTCTCTCATGTATGTATAATTGTACCAACAGTGCATTTTCTGTTTAGCGGGATTTAAGTGTCTGTATAATTCGTTTATTGCATCTCTCGAGTTATGTTTATATTAAAGGAAATAAATCGGACATTACTTTTTGATGGTTTGATTTGGTTAAAATAACATGAAATAGAATACAATAAAATGGAATGCACTCCCCGtatcattaaatatttctttttctccctccaatttaatatataagatTGAGTGAGTTTATAGGTTGTTTTATCAATATCAACTCTctgttttttaatgttttgaatttttctagGTTATCATTATTTTCAAGAGTAGTTTAGTAGATAATTTTCTATTCTAAGACATCTCTGAGGAAgttaattaagataaatatatttatatttattttgaataaatgttGTCTGAATTTGAGTTTGAATTAATAGAAGTAAAGTAATCCTACACGTTAAATGTTGAATAAATTATGATTGCGTTAAAATGGAATTATATTTGTCTGAGATGTAATATAATGCACTGCTTATGAACTGAAGTGGAGATTTAATTGTTGGGTTGTTACTTAAAGAGTGAGATGGTATTACAATATTTCTTTGTTAAGTTGCATTGGTGGTTTcaaatagtaatatttagtaAGAATGCACTTATACATACGTTATAATGAAAATGTGTGTTGAAAAGCATACCTTCAcattatttttctcaaacaaaaaATTGTCAAACAATTCTTTTTCGATAGAATTTAGTTGAAATGAccataatatcattaaaaggTGATGGTGAGTTTTCACTTAAACAAAAATCATGTCAATGTAAATGTCCTTTGATTCTGCTTAAGAAAAAACGTGTCAGTTAAGCAATATATGTTTGCTTTTATACGGAGATTTAACATTGATATGTGTACTATGTATTGGATAATGTAAGACATGATTTATATTATAGAgaataatattgtaattattGAGTTCAATTAATGAATTGATATTTTGTTGATGATGGTGTGAATAATTACG contains:
- the LOC108341342 gene encoding vesicle-associated membrane protein 711, whose translation is MGILYGMVARGEVVLAEFSATQSNASVVAKQILSKINVGDDNNKDSNVSFSHDRYVFHVKRTDGLTVLCMADDAFGRMIPFAFLEDIHKKFVKTYGRAILSSPAYAMNDEFSRILSQQMDYYSNDPNADRLNRLKGEMTQVRTVMVDNIEKVLERGGRLELLVEKTSAMNNNSIRFRKHSRRYKNNLWWSNVRLTVALIIVFIVVSYIILAFLCRGPLLTNCLR